The following proteins are encoded in a genomic region of Musa acuminata AAA Group cultivar baxijiao chromosome BXJ2-11, Cavendish_Baxijiao_AAA, whole genome shotgun sequence:
- the LOC135627839 gene encoding glutathione gamma-glutamylcysteinyltransferase 1-like isoform X1, translated as MAVAGLYRRILPSPPAIEFASSEGKRLFSESLQNGTMEGFFKLISHFQTQSEPAYCGLASLSMVLNALAIDPQRKWKGPWRWYDESMLDCCEPLEKVQTEGITFGKVACLAQCAGAKVESFRTNQSTIDDFRNHVAKCTSSEHCHLIASYHRKPFKQTGTGHFSPIGGYHAESDMALILDVARFKYPPHWVPLALLWEAMDTIDEATGRPRGFMLISSHQRAPSLLYTLSCRDESWVSMAKYLIDDVPILLKSEDLKNVHEVLSLLLMSLPACAGNFIKWVAEVRRQEEEGSSLSKEEKDRLAVKEEVLQQVHETELYKCVTDLLSSSTSNCKLRKKDSLTEIAANVCCEGAALLSGGLTSRNGICCRTCIRCLKDNGDEHTTVVSGTVVSGGGNEQEVDMLVPVSKATTRSSCDTTLNNCIVMHPANNDVLTVLLLALPPSTWLDIQDESLLAEIQGLVSTENLPDALQQEVLHLRWQLHYLKRCKDKEVDNDLTLP; from the exons ATGGCCGTCGCGGGTCTTTACCGGCGAATACTCCCTTCTCCGCCCGCTATAGAGTTCGCCTCGTCGGAAGGGAAG AGATTATTCTCCGAGTCTCTTCAAAATGGAACAATGGAGGGGTTCTTCAAGTTAATTTCTCACTTCCAAACACAATCTGAGCCTGCATACTGTGGATTGGCCAGCTTGTCTATGGTCTTGAATGCTCTTGCAATAGATCCACAGAGAAAGTGGAAAG GTCCTTGGAGATGGTATGATGAGTCCATGTTAGATTGTTGTGAACCTTTGGAGAAAGTTCAAACTGAAGGTATCACATTTGGGAAAGTTGCTTGCTTGGCTCAATGTGCTGGAGCTAAAGTCGAATCTTTCCGTACGAATCAAAGCACCATAGATGATTTTCGTAACCATGTTGCCAAATGCACCTCTTCAGAACACTGCCATTTGATAGCATCATATCACAGGAAACCTTTTAAACAG ACAGGAACTGGCCATTTTTCACCAATTGGTGGATATCATGCAGAAAGTGACATGGCACTCATTTTGGATGTGGCCCGTTTTAAATATCCTCCTCATTGGGTTCCACTTGCTCTTCTTTGGGAAGCCATGGATACAATTGATGAAGCAACTGGGCGTCCACGGGG gtTTATGCTTATTTCGAGTCATCAGAGAGCCCCATCCTTGCTTTATACGTTG AGCTGCagagatgaaagttgggtgagcatGGCAAAGTACTTGATTGATGATGTACCTATTCTCCTGAAGTCTGAGGACCTAAAAAATGTTCACGAAGTTCTGTCTCTCCTACTAATGTCCTTGCCTGCATGTGCTGGAAATTTCATCAAATGGGTTGCAGAAGTTAGGAGACAAGAGGAAGAAGGATCTAGCTTAAGCAAAGAGGAAAAGGATAGGCTTGCCGTGAAG GAAGAGGTACTGCAACAAGTTCATGAAACCGAGCTATATAAGTGTGTGACAGACTTGTTATCTTCTTCAACCTCAAATTGCAAGCTAAGAAAAAAAGATTCATTGACGGAGATTGCAGCTAATGTCTGTTGCGAAGGAGCAGCTCTGTTATCCGGAGGCCTAACATCTAGAAATGGAATTTGTTGCAGAACATGTATTAGATGCTTGAAGGATAACGGTGATGAGCATACGACTGTTGTCTCTGGGACAGTAGTTTCAGGTGGCGGCAATGAACAGGAGGTTGATATGCTGGTACCGGTATCAAAAGCAACGACAAGGAGCAGTTGTGATACCACATTGAATAATTGCATTGTGATGCACCCCGCAAACAATGATGTTTTAACCGTTCTGTTATTGGCTTTACCTCCCTCTACCTGGTTGGACATTCAGGATGAGAGCTTGTTGGCCGAAATCCAAGGTCTTGTTTCAACCGAGAATCTACCTGATGCTCTTCAACAAGAG GTTTTGCACTTGCGGTGGCAACTCCATTATCTAAAGAGGTGTAAAGATAAGGAAGTAGATAATGATCTTACATTGCCTTAG
- the LOC135627839 gene encoding glutathione gamma-glutamylcysteinyltransferase 1-like isoform X2 — MEGFFKLISHFQTQSEPAYCGLASLSMVLNALAIDPQRKWKGPWRWYDESMLDCCEPLEKVQTEGITFGKVACLAQCAGAKVESFRTNQSTIDDFRNHVAKCTSSEHCHLIASYHRKPFKQTGTGHFSPIGGYHAESDMALILDVARFKYPPHWVPLALLWEAMDTIDEATGRPRGFMLISSHQRAPSLLYTLSCRDESWVSMAKYLIDDVPILLKSEDLKNVHEVLSLLLMSLPACAGNFIKWVAEVRRQEEEGSSLSKEEKDRLAVKEEVLQQVHETELYKCVTDLLSSSTSNCKLRKKDSLTEIAANVCCEGAALLSGGLTSRNGICCRTCIRCLKDNGDEHTTVVSGTVVSGGGNEQEVDMLVPVSKATTRSSCDTTLNNCIVMHPANNDVLTVLLLALPPSTWLDIQDESLLAEIQGLVSTENLPDALQQEVLHLRWQLHYLKRCKDKEVDNDLTLP; from the exons ATGGAGGGGTTCTTCAAGTTAATTTCTCACTTCCAAACACAATCTGAGCCTGCATACTGTGGATTGGCCAGCTTGTCTATGGTCTTGAATGCTCTTGCAATAGATCCACAGAGAAAGTGGAAAG GTCCTTGGAGATGGTATGATGAGTCCATGTTAGATTGTTGTGAACCTTTGGAGAAAGTTCAAACTGAAGGTATCACATTTGGGAAAGTTGCTTGCTTGGCTCAATGTGCTGGAGCTAAAGTCGAATCTTTCCGTACGAATCAAAGCACCATAGATGATTTTCGTAACCATGTTGCCAAATGCACCTCTTCAGAACACTGCCATTTGATAGCATCATATCACAGGAAACCTTTTAAACAG ACAGGAACTGGCCATTTTTCACCAATTGGTGGATATCATGCAGAAAGTGACATGGCACTCATTTTGGATGTGGCCCGTTTTAAATATCCTCCTCATTGGGTTCCACTTGCTCTTCTTTGGGAAGCCATGGATACAATTGATGAAGCAACTGGGCGTCCACGGGG gtTTATGCTTATTTCGAGTCATCAGAGAGCCCCATCCTTGCTTTATACGTTG AGCTGCagagatgaaagttgggtgagcatGGCAAAGTACTTGATTGATGATGTACCTATTCTCCTGAAGTCTGAGGACCTAAAAAATGTTCACGAAGTTCTGTCTCTCCTACTAATGTCCTTGCCTGCATGTGCTGGAAATTTCATCAAATGGGTTGCAGAAGTTAGGAGACAAGAGGAAGAAGGATCTAGCTTAAGCAAAGAGGAAAAGGATAGGCTTGCCGTGAAG GAAGAGGTACTGCAACAAGTTCATGAAACCGAGCTATATAAGTGTGTGACAGACTTGTTATCTTCTTCAACCTCAAATTGCAAGCTAAGAAAAAAAGATTCATTGACGGAGATTGCAGCTAATGTCTGTTGCGAAGGAGCAGCTCTGTTATCCGGAGGCCTAACATCTAGAAATGGAATTTGTTGCAGAACATGTATTAGATGCTTGAAGGATAACGGTGATGAGCATACGACTGTTGTCTCTGGGACAGTAGTTTCAGGTGGCGGCAATGAACAGGAGGTTGATATGCTGGTACCGGTATCAAAAGCAACGACAAGGAGCAGTTGTGATACCACATTGAATAATTGCATTGTGATGCACCCCGCAAACAATGATGTTTTAACCGTTCTGTTATTGGCTTTACCTCCCTCTACCTGGTTGGACATTCAGGATGAGAGCTTGTTGGCCGAAATCCAAGGTCTTGTTTCAACCGAGAATCTACCTGATGCTCTTCAACAAGAG GTTTTGCACTTGCGGTGGCAACTCCATTATCTAAAGAGGTGTAAAGATAAGGAAGTAGATAATGATCTTACATTGCCTTAG
- the LOC103970583 gene encoding large ribosomal subunit protein uL14x/uL14z/uL14y produces the protein MSKRGRGGTAGNKFRMSLGLPVAATVNCADNTGAKNLYIISVKGIKGRLNRLPSACVGDMVMATVKKGKPDLRKKVMPAVIVRQRKPWRRKDGVYMYFEDNAGVIVNPKGEMKGSAITGPIGKECADLWPRIASAANAIV, from the exons ATGTCGAAACGAG GACGAGGAGGCACCGCTGGAAACAAGTTCCGCATGTCGCTGGGTCTTCCAGTGGCGGCGACGGTCAACTGTGCCGACAACACAGGGGCCAAGAACCTCTATATTATATCCGTCAAGGGGATAAAGGGCCGGCTAAACCGGCTTCCGTCTGCTTGTGTCGGGGATATGGTGATGGCTACCGTCAAGAAGGGTAAGCCGGACTTGAGGAAGAAGGTTATGCCTGCTGTCATTGTCAGGCAGCGGAAGCCGTGGCGCAGAAAGGATGGTGTCTACATGTACTTTGAAG ATAATGCTGGAGTTATTGTGAATCCAAAAGGAGAAATGAAAG GATCTGCTATCACAGGACCCATAGGGAAGGAATGTGCTGATCTGTGGCCTAGAATTGCCAGTGCAGCCAATGCCATCGTATAA